GGTGGCATTTTCGGTTGTCACAAACAGAAAGTGTCCCCTACCGGGGACGCTTTCTCATACTTTGTGTCAGGCCGTCAGGGGTTGAGGGTCATGACGCATTGGCACGGTGAATGAACAGCCGGATCAACATCTCCAAGTTGACCTGCTTGCAGCTCAACGACTCTTGGCCAGAACGGCACCCGTACGGGGCCTGACCGCTCCTTTGTAGTCAGAGACGCAATACCGGACACATCAGTTGTCGTCCTGAAGTCTTCAACCCACGCGGTGGCCCACCGATGATGCCGGGAAAGAGGATCAGCGTGCCACCATTCACCCTCAGCGTGGTTCGCTTCCGGCTTCTGCAACCCAGCGCTCTGATGCTTACCCGGTCAACACAGCCGTATGCTACAGCCCAGACGTTTCCAGCGTCTCAGTGCCGTGATCGACCATGCGCCCGCCCGCGTACCGGGCCACGCTCAGCAGGGTCAGTTCCCAGGTGCGGCGCTGCGCGGCATGAACGCCGAGGATATAGGCCAGCCGGTCAATGTGCGAATGGCTGCGAAACAGCGACTCGATCTGGAGAAGCACGCGTCCCGGCGTCTGTCCTGGCAGGACCCGGAAGTCCGTGGTACCCGCCTCGGGATGGAGCTGCAGCGTACGGGCGCGGAAGCCCAGGGAATCCGTGTGTTCGATCATCACCCGCCCGCGCCGGATCAGGAACATCAGAATCCACAGACGGTCGCCCTGTCGCAGCGGCGGCACCGGGTGATCGAGGCCCCGGAACCACGCCAGCCAGCGGGGCACGTGGTCTGGAAGGTGGGTGCGCCAGTGTTCGGCGA
The DNA window shown above is from Deinococcus aerophilus and carries:
- a CDS encoding DUF1990 family protein, producing the protein MSPRFSLLWALPVVTAALILKGPRHPLRPSTPQDGVGPLTRRRYWVEIEACTREPEEIAEHWRTHLPDHVPRWLAWFRGLDHPVPPLRQGDRLWILMFLIRRGRVMIEHTDSLGFRARTLQLHPEAGTTDFRVLPGQTPGRVLLQIESLFRSHSHIDRLAYILGVHAAQRRTWELTLLSVARYAGGRMVDHGTETLETSGL